In the genome of Dyadobacter fermentans DSM 18053, the window ATTACGGGACAGCAGGCCTGGGATGTAGAAATCGGGAGTAACTGTAAAAACATCGCCCTGGAATTCAGCAAGAATCACAGGGTGCTGTACGTCAATTCCCCGCTCGACCGCGTCAGTTTGCTCAAAAATGGCGATGATCCCAAAATCGCGAAACGCCGGGATGTTGTACACGGCAAAGCCGCGGGGCTGGAAAAGGTCCAGGATAACCTCTGGGTACTCTACCCCGACAAGATGATCGAGTCGATCAACTGGCTGCCGGAGATGCTTTTCGATATTTTAAATAAGAGAAATAACCAGCTTTTTGCGGGCTCGATAGCGCGGGCCGCCAAGCACCTTGGGTTCAGGGATTATGTTCATTTCAACGACAATGACATGTTCCGGAGCTTTTTTCTCAAAGACCTGCTCCAACCGCGCCTTTCCATTTATTATTCGCGGGATTACATGCTGGCTGTGGACTACTGGCGCAAGCATGGCGCCCGCGTAGAGCCGGCCCTGATCGCCAAAAGCGACCTTTGCGTAGCGAATTCCACCTATTTAGCCCAATATTGCGGCAGATACAACCCGCATTCCTATTATGTAGGGCAAGGCTGCGACCTCGACATTTTTATGGCAGGCAACGAAGCTCCCGAGCCCGCGGATATCAGCAGCGTAAAACGCCCGCGCATCGGGTATGTGGGCGCATTGCAGAGCATTCGCCTCGATATGGAACTGCTGCATTACATTGCCGAAACCCGGCCCGAATGGAGCATTGTGCTCATCGGGCCGGAGGATAACGAGTTCCTGCAGAGCAATCTGCACCAGCTGCCCAACGTCATTTTCACCGGCTCGCGCAATATCGCCGACCTGCCGGCATACATCAATTCGTTCGACGTGTGCGTGAACCCGCAACTTCTCAACGAGGTCACGATCGGCAATTATCCCAGGAAAATAGACGAGTACCTGGCCGTTGGCAAGCCGGTAGTAGCCACCGCCACCGACGCCATGAGCGTTTTCGCCGAACATGTGTATCTGGGCAAAAGCAAAGAAGACTATGTGGAGCTGATCGAACTCGCATTACGTGAAAACTCCGGCGAGCGCACAGCGGCCCGCCGGTCGTTCGCCAGCTCGCACACGTGGGAAAACAGTGTCAGGGAAATTTACAAGGCCATCAGCACCGTCGGCGGCAGCCTTTGAGCGATACTTTACAGGTTTTTCAGCTGCGATAATCCCGTTTCCGATTCAGCTTTCAATTCCACCAGCTTCTGGTTAAGGCCGCTGTTCCAGTTGCCTTGTTTCAGGGTAGCTTCCAGCTCCTTGTATTGATTGGCGGTATTGAGCAATCCCACGGAAAACAGTGAAGATCGGAATTTGTGAATGGCCTGGCGCAGCTTTTCGAGGTCGTTGGCCAGTGACGCGTCGGCAATGTTCATCAGTTGAATTTTGCTGTCTTTTTCGAAAAGGGCGATCAGCTCGTCGCGCAATTCCTGGTCGCCGCCGGTAATTTCGGTGAGGTAGTCGAGATTCAGGATCGTGTCTGTCATTTTAGCAGGGGAGGGTTGTTGAGTAAATTCTTTGGGTTGTGCTTCGTAATTCTCTTTGTTTCCAAGATGTGCAATGGTATATAAAAGTTCACTTTCCTTAAAAGGTTTCGAAATATAGCTGTTGGCGCCGATACTCAGGCATTCTTCTTTCTCTCCGACCATCGCGTGGGCGGTCATGGTGATGATCGGAATGGTGCTCGAAACCGTGCGGCGGATTTCCTTGATGGCCGTGTAGCCGTCCATGACGGGCATTTGAATGTCCATCAAAACGAGGTCGAATGTTTCCTCCCGAAGCCGGTCGAGCGCTTCCTGGCCGTTGTTCACGATCGTCAGCGGGATATTCAGCCGTTCGAAAATCGCTTTCAGCAGCTTCTGGTTCAATGTATTGTCTTCTGCCGCGAGAATGCGCAGTGAGGTTACAGATGCGGTAATGTCAATTTCTTTCTCAATGTCGTCATGCAGCCCGGCGTCGTTCACGATCCTGAAAGGGAAGTCCATGGTAAACACGGTTCCCTGCCCCAGCTCGCTTTCGAGGTTCAATGTGCCTTCGAATAGCTGAACAAGCGATTTTACGATGCTCAGTCCAAGGCCCGTGCCGCCGAATACCCGCGTAGTGCTTTCAGTGGCCTGCACGAAGCGGTTAAACACCTCTTTGAGTTTGTCTTTTGGAATACCCACACCCGTGTCTTTCACCTCGAAACGGATGTTCTGGACGTCGTTCAGCGGCTCGCCGATCGGTGCTACGCGGAGTTTTACGCTGCCTTTCTCCGTGAATTTCACCGCATTGCCGCACACATTGAGCAATATCTGCGTTAGCCGCAATTTGTCTGTTTCGATAAATTCGGGCAATCCGTCGGCCAGCAGCGCTTCGTAAACAATGCCTTTTTCGACGGCGCGGTGGTGCATGATCGCCGAAATCTCGTCGGCCAGCTCGCGGATGGATACGGGCGCTTTTTCGAGATGGACCTGCCCGGCTTCGATTTTGGAAAAGTCGAGAATGTCGTTGATCAGTTCGAGCAGGTTTTTGCCCGCGTACTGAATGTAACCGACATATTCCTGGCTTTTCTGGTCGGTCACTTCTCCCATAAGCAGGTTGGTGAACCCGATGATCGCATTGAGCGGCGTCCGGATCTCGTGGCTCACATTGGAAAGGAAAATGTCCTTCACCCGCACGGATTTCTCGGCCAGGCTCCGTGCTTTTTCCAGCGTCGCCTCGTAGTTGGCCCGCTCGGTAATGTCCCTGAAAACGGTAATCGCGCTCTTGATCCGGCCGTCGAGCCCGATCACCGGCTGCACGCTGGTTTCGAGGTGATAAATCTTATCGTTTTTCACCAGGTCGATCTTGTTGCCGGTGAGTTTTTCGCCTTGCAATGCCCGCGCAACGGGTAGGGTGTCGGCCGAGAAGCGGACGTGGTACCGTGTCGGATCGAGGAGTTTGATGCGCGTCACCTGCTCTTCGAGCGTCGCGGGCCGCTCGCCGTCCACGCCCAGGATTTCCCGCCCCGATTCGTTGATCAGTTCAATTTTCCGTTCGCTATTGATCACCATCACACCGTCGGGAATGGCTTCCAGGTACTGGCTCACCGTCCGTTCCCTTTCCTTGATTTCATTTTGAAGCAGCCGCTGCTTGCGCTTGTCGAGGTTCAGGAAGATGATCGAGAGGATGGTGAGGATGAAGCCGACCGCCCCGGTGAGCAGGATAAACAGGATGGAATTCTGCTGCGTGTCCGAAACGAGCTTCCGGCGCTGGTCCAGGTTGTGGTTTTCGTAATCTTCGATCTGGTCGATCTTGGCCGTGAGCAGCTGGTTGAGCCTGATCCCTTCGCCTTCCTGGATTTTCGCAAATGCAGGCTCGCTGCCCTGGGTCCGGTAAATGCTGACGACATTCTGCGTGTAGGCGACGATCTGGCTCGAAATGCTCAGTAGTTCCTTCACGCGCCGCGTCTGCGTTTCGTCAGTTTTAACAAGGTTGAACAGCGTGTCGGTAATGCTCACGAGCTGGATCTTCTTGTTGTAGTTATCCGAAAGCAGTTCATTATCCTGCGTGATCAGATAACCGCGCATATTCGACTGAAAATCTTTGGTGACAAGCCCGAAATTAGCCGTCTGGTTCAGCACGCCGATCGTCACATTGAGGCGCTCGTTGTTGAGCGAAAGGTCGCGGACGTTCTTGTAGGTGAAATACTGGGAGCCGAAAATCAATGCCAATCCCAGGTAAATACTGGCATAATACCATCTGAATGAGTCAGTTGTCAGGCGGGTCGGCATGTTTCTGGGGCGGAATCGTTGGGTTTAATGGCACCAAGATCGGAATAAACCGAGACTATATTCAGGTCAGATAGTCAAAATTAAATTTCACGTGCCGGTAAAGGTCCCGGATTTGCTTCACAGGAAACCGGTCCGTCTGCCGCCAGTTCTCGCGGGACATGGTACTGGGCTCGGACTCTGAGTTTTTTTGTTCGAACAACCCCTTGAAATCTTTGTAGAACCAGGCCTTGCCATTGTTTTTCAGGAAAGACATCATCATCCGGTATTCGGTGATGTCGCCCTTCTGGCCTTCCACATACCTTCCGAATTTGGTAAAAAAGGTACTCCTGCGCAGGTGCGGGTGGTCGCTGTACGCGTAGAATTTGCGGTAGCCCGGTTTCCAGAGTGCGAAATCCATTTCGTAGAACCCATTGCGCGGATTTTTCAGGTAGGGATATTCAAAATAGGCGTAAAACCGCACCACATCGGTTTGCGGTTGCTCATGCATAATGTCCACCGCCTGGCTGAAACGCTCGGGAAAAATGGCGGCCGGCGTGAAATCCTCCTGTACATACAATGTGAGCGGGGTTTGCACGGCATCCTGGCCCTTGTTGATGTTGTTGCCCAGGCCCCGGTTCTGCGGCGTGGTAATGAGCCTGAATTCATGCTTTTTCTGCAATTGGAGCAGGTAGTCAATGTGCTCGGGCTTGCTGCCGTCGTCGGACACCACAATGTCGCCGAAACGGCAATGCAGCCCCTCGAACGAAAGAAGCAGGTTTTCCAGCGACTGGCTTCGGTTGTAATGCGTGATGAGGAGCGTCACTTCCTCGAAGAAATATTCCTTGTTCATGCGTATCGGTGCGGTCTATTTCATGAAAACCAGGTCCAGGGTATTTTTCAGCCACCGGTAGCGCAGGTACCCGAGCCGGGCCAGCCTGATCACCGGGTTTTCGCTCAGCTTCCAGTCGGCACGTTCCATGGTACTGGGCTCGTCGGAAGAGTTTTTTTGGTAAAATAATTTGGTAAACTCATTGAAAAACAGTCCTTTTCCTTTTTTCTGCAAAAAGCTCACCGCCATTTTGTACTCGGTGAGGTCGCCCTTGATACCTTCGGGATAGCGGCCGAATTTTTGCAGGAATGTGCTCCGGCGCAAATGCGGATGGTCGCTGTAATAGTAGAATTTCAGGTGATTCATGTCCCAGAACCGGTACACCATTTCGGAATAACCCTTCTGAAATGGTTTCAGGGTAGGATAGGCAAAGTAGGCATAGAAACGCACAATGTCCCATTTCGGGTCTTCTCGCATGAATGTGACCGCGTCTTTGAAATGTTCGGGGAAAATGTCGGACGGCTGGAAATCCTCCTGCACATACAGGGTGTACTCCGATCGCACGGCGTCCTGACCTTTGTTGATATTGTTGCCTAGGCCCCGGTTTTTGGGAGTGGTAATGAGCCGGAAATGGAACCGGTTGGTGAGCGCTTTCACCTGGTCGAGGTGTTCGGGCTTGCTGCCGTCGTCGGACACCACGATGTCGGCAAACCGGCAGCCCAGCGACTCGAAAGTCGCCAGCAGTCGTTCCAGGGAGCCGCTGCGGTTATAATGGGTGATCAGTAATGTTGTATCGGGAAAGTGGTGCTGCATAATGCCTGGAATTACGAAAGATAGTCGCGCATGCCCTGCAACTGGCGTTTGGCCCGGTTGAAGAAGGCTTTGGAAATGCTGCCGTCGTCGAGCAGGCGGCGGGGCGAGGTGAAAACCGTTGCTTTGGAGCTGGTTACCTGTTGCAGGTCACCTTCTTTTTTGAGGTTGAGGGCCATCCGGCCATCTTCCGCCTCGTTCTGGAAATCGCTGCCGACGATGTTGGCATAAATGCGCTGGCCGCTGACTTTGAAACCGCCCGTGCGGCGCCCCACTTCCGTCACGAAGCCCATGTTGAAGCCGTAGACATTGAGGTACTCGCGGTTTTTCTTGCGTATCTGGATCATCAGGCCCGCAAATTTTTCGTAAAACCACAGCCCGAGCCGTCCCTGGCCGTCGGGCGGGATGAATGCGTAATTCCCGTAAACGCCGGTAACGCGCGCGTTTTTGGCCATGGGCTCCACCATGAGGTCGATCCAGTCGGGTGGGTAAAAAGTATCGGAATCGGCGCAGAGGTGGAACTTGCCGCGGGCATTATCGAGGCCCATCTGGCGGGCGAAGGGCGTTCCCTGCACGGTTTGCAGGTAATTGCGCACCCCGAGCTTGTCGAGCACATTCTGTGTGCCGTCGGTGGAATTGTTGTTCACCACCACGATCTCTACATTATACCGGGTGCGGCTGGCGGAAAGCGACGAGAGCGTCCGGTAAATATTATTTTCTTCGTTCCAGGCGGGGATTACCACCGACACGTCGGGGGTTTCGTGCTTAAAACGGCTGATCCGTTCCCGCAGCGCCTGAATCTCGGCTTCCGTGAGGTCTTCGAATCGCTTGTTTGTAAAAAGGTGCGGCAAGATCCATTTAGGTAAACCCAATAAACTCATAATCTGGCAATCAGTAGGTTTTGTACATCTTTACAATCAGGCGAACCCATGCGGCAGGGCAGTTGGGAGGAAAGTTAAAACAATATTCCTGCTTTGTGCAAAAATATTGTAAAATTACTTCGCATATTGCGTTTGGTTCCAACTTCGGTGCATTTGTCAAATGAATTTTGGAAAAATAATTCGTATTGACCACCCCATCTTTTGCGCAACCTGATGGCATTTCAGCTCTTACAGAAATTAAGGAATAAACACTTTCTTTCGCTGGCCGGCAACGGCATTATGTCGGTGCTGGGCATGCTCAATATGATTATCCTGTACCGCGCATTACCCGTGGCGGGCATCGGGATGTGGGTGTTCTTCCTGTCGATTTTGCTGTTGGTGGATACATTCCGGTCGGGCTTTCTCACCACCGCCTTCATCAAGTTCTACGCAGGCGCGGGCGATGCGCGGAAGCGCGAGGTCGTCGGTTCGGCCTGGTTTATCGGCGGGGCCATTACAGGCATTCTTGCATTGATCAACATTCCAGCATTCCTGTTTTCGGATTGGTTCAAAAATCCCTCCGTGGTACTGTTCGTGGAGTGGTTTGGCATTATTTATATCGCCTCGCTGCCGTATTTCATCGCTTCCTGCGTGGTGCAGGCGGAGCAGCGGTTCGATCAACTGCTGTGCATCCGCTTCCTGAGCCAGGGGTTTTTCATTCTTTTTGTGATGATCATGGCATTCACCAAAACGGCGACCCTGCAAAACATCATTTACGCCTACCTGGGCGGCGCGGCGCTTACGAGCACTTTTACCATCATCATGGGCTGGGCGCGGCTTGCCAATTTCAAGGACCGCACGCGCGAATGCATCCGGGAGATCTTCCATTTTGGCAAATTTTCGGTGGGTACCACATTGAGTTCCAACCTGTTCGGGACGTCCAACACGATGATCATCAACTTCATGCTCGGTCCGGCGGCATTAGCGGTTTTCAACCTCGGGCAGCGGCTGATGGAGATCATTGAAATACCCCTGAGAAGCTTTGCCGCTACCGGAATGCCCGAACTGTCGGCCGCCTATAACGAGAACAACCGCCCGAAGGTGATCGACACCATGAAACGCTACGCCGGGCTCATTACCATGGCTTTGCTGCCCGCGTGCATTGGCGCGGTGGTGCTGGCCGATGTGGCGATTCACATTATCGGCGGTGAAAAGTACATCGACTCCGAAGCCGCGAACATCATGCGCCTGTACATGACATTCGCGCTCCTGTACCCGCTCGACCGCTTTTTTGCATTAACACTCGACGTTATCCATCAGCCCAAAATCAATTTCATCAAAGTCCTGATCATGCTCGCGGGCAGCGTCATTGCGTCCGTCACGGGCATTTATCTCACCGGCAGCATTTACGGCGTCGCCATCGCGGGCGTCGTTCCTACGCTCATCGGCGTGGGGATCGGCTACTGGGGGCTCAACCGGTTTCAGCCTTTCAGTATCCTGAGCGTCTTTACGACGGGTTATGCCGAGGCGGTAGGGCTGGTGAGGATCTGGTGGGGCAAGCTGATGGTTCACAAGGCACATTAATGGATTATGCTGAACAAAATACTTAGTCTGGTTGTGTTGCTGCGGTATGGAAAGCTACCGTGGGAGCACCGCTATTTTTACCGGGATACATTGCGCTGCCAGGTGCAGCAGTGGAAATACATCTGGAAGGATTACGTCAGCCGGAAGAAATACAAGCGACTGGCGTTCAGCGGGGAGTTTGCGCCGGAGCTGCAATTTGTGCTGCCATTTGCCTACTGGCATTACAAAAACGGCACCCTCGAAAGCACCGTTTCTTCGAAATACACGAAAGAACTTTACTTTTTTTCGCCCGATCACCGCGAGCAGTTCGATACCCGCTCGAATGAGGGCAATTACAATTTCGAAATGCCGCGCATCCTGTACAGCCAGGATTACGACATGTCGAAATGGGTTCCGGTGCCGCTCAAAGAGACTTACCGAAACGATATTTACGTCTATCAAAAGCCCATTCTGATCATTGCCAACCGGTATAATATGGAATGGGACGGTCCTCCGGTGAGCTATTACAGCATGGAAATGCTCGGTTTCATTCTCGACAGGCTGAAAAGCAAGTACACGGTGATTTACAACCGTCCACGCCCGCAGCACATCACGATGGACAACTCCGACATTTATGATATGGACGAGTTCAGTTGGCTTGCCGCCGAGCATCCCGACGTGATTTTAATGGAAAACCTTTTCAGGGAGAATAGGGCTAATGCCAACAATTTCAATCATTTGCAACTGATGGTGTATGCCAATGCCAGCCATTTCATATCGATCCACGGCGGCACAGCCACTTTGGCGAGTTACTTCGGAGGCACCAACCTGATCCTCTCCAAAAAGGGGCCGGAGCATTATTTCAAATGTTTTGAGAAGCTGTACCCGCAATTTTCGGGTGCAAAAATACTGCATGCGAAAACCGACGACGAGGTTAAACAATACGTCGAAGCGCATTTCTGACGGGATATGGAGGGAAAAAAGGATTACTGGCTCAAATCGGGGTTTATCAATATCGTCCAGAACTTCTCGGGCGTATTCTTCGGCTTCGCGGGCTTCTATTTGCTGGTGCGGCTGTTGACAAAGCACGATTTTGGGGTGTGGACGCTCTTCATCTCCACGACCACCATCCTGGAAGCGATCCGCAGCGGCCTCTTGCAGAATGCATTGATCAAATACATTTCATCATCCGACGCCCGCGAACATCCGGCCATTATTACCGCCTCGTTTGCGATCAACGGCATCGTGCAGGTCGTTTGCATTGCCGCGATCCTCGTTTTCTCACCCTGGCTGAGCCGGCTCTGGGATGCGCCCCAGCTCGTGGAAATGATGTATTGGTACATCGCCATTTATCTGCTTTCGGGCTTGCAGGCGCAGTTTAACGGCATCGAACAGGCCAATTTGCGGTTCAACGGCATTTTCGTCACCACCCTGATCCGC includes:
- a CDS encoding glycosyltransferase family 2 protein, translating into MPHLFTNKRFEDLTEAEIQALRERISRFKHETPDVSVVIPAWNEENNIYRTLSSLSASRTRYNVEIVVVNNNSTDGTQNVLDKLGVRNYLQTVQGTPFARQMGLDNARGKFHLCADSDTFYPPDWIDLMVEPMAKNARVTGVYGNYAFIPPDGQGRLGLWFYEKFAGLMIQIRKKNREYLNVYGFNMGFVTEVGRRTGGFKVSGQRIYANIVGSDFQNEAEDGRMALNLKKEGDLQQVTSSKATVFTSPRRLLDDGSISKAFFNRAKRQLQGMRDYLS
- a CDS encoding glycosyltransferase; translated protein: MDIVITGQQAWDVEIGSNCKNIALEFSKNHRVLYVNSPLDRVSLLKNGDDPKIAKRRDVVHGKAAGLEKVQDNLWVLYPDKMIESINWLPEMLFDILNKRNNQLFAGSIARAAKHLGFRDYVHFNDNDMFRSFFLKDLLQPRLSIYYSRDYMLAVDYWRKHGARVEPALIAKSDLCVANSTYLAQYCGRYNPHSYYVGQGCDLDIFMAGNEAPEPADISSVKRPRIGYVGALQSIRLDMELLHYIAETRPEWSIVLIGPEDNEFLQSNLHQLPNVIFTGSRNIADLPAYINSFDVCVNPQLLNEVTIGNYPRKIDEYLAVGKPVVATATDAMSVFAEHVYLGKSKEDYVELIELALRENSGERTAARRSFASSHTWENSVREIYKAISTVGGSL
- a CDS encoding lipopolysaccharide biosynthesis protein, yielding MAFQLLQKLRNKHFLSLAGNGIMSVLGMLNMIILYRALPVAGIGMWVFFLSILLLVDTFRSGFLTTAFIKFYAGAGDARKREVVGSAWFIGGAITGILALINIPAFLFSDWFKNPSVVLFVEWFGIIYIASLPYFIASCVVQAEQRFDQLLCIRFLSQGFFILFVMIMAFTKTATLQNIIYAYLGGAALTSTFTIIMGWARLANFKDRTRECIREIFHFGKFSVGTTLSSNLFGTSNTMIINFMLGPAALAVFNLGQRLMEIIEIPLRSFAATGMPELSAAYNENNRPKVIDTMKRYAGLITMALLPACIGAVVLADVAIHIIGGEKYIDSEAANIMRLYMTFALLYPLDRFFALTLDVIHQPKINFIKVLIMLAGSVIASVTGIYLTGSIYGVAIAGVVPTLIGVGIGYWGLNRFQPFSILSVFTTGYAEAVGLVRIWWGKLMVHKAH
- a CDS encoding glycosyltransferase, translating into MQHHFPDTTLLITHYNRSGSLERLLATFESLGCRFADIVVSDDGSKPEHLDQVKALTNRFHFRLITTPKNRGLGNNINKGQDAVRSEYTLYVQEDFQPSDIFPEHFKDAVTFMREDPKWDIVRFYAYFAYPTLKPFQKGYSEMVYRFWDMNHLKFYYYSDHPHLRRSTFLQKFGRYPEGIKGDLTEYKMAVSFLQKKGKGLFFNEFTKLFYQKNSSDEPSTMERADWKLSENPVIRLARLGYLRYRWLKNTLDLVFMK
- a CDS encoding glycosyltransferase, with the translated sequence MNKEYFFEEVTLLITHYNRSQSLENLLLSFEGLHCRFGDIVVSDDGSKPEHIDYLLQLQKKHEFRLITTPQNRGLGNNINKGQDAVQTPLTLYVQEDFTPAAIFPERFSQAVDIMHEQPQTDVVRFYAYFEYPYLKNPRNGFYEMDFALWKPGYRKFYAYSDHPHLRRSTFFTKFGRYVEGQKGDITEYRMMMSFLKNNGKAWFYKDFKGLFEQKNSESEPSTMSRENWRQTDRFPVKQIRDLYRHVKFNFDYLT
- a CDS encoding hybrid sensor histidine kinase/response regulator — encoded protein: MPTRLTTDSFRWYYASIYLGLALIFGSQYFTYKNVRDLSLNNERLNVTIGVLNQTANFGLVTKDFQSNMRGYLITQDNELLSDNYNKKIQLVSITDTLFNLVKTDETQTRRVKELLSISSQIVAYTQNVVSIYRTQGSEPAFAKIQEGEGIRLNQLLTAKIDQIEDYENHNLDQRRKLVSDTQQNSILFILLTGAVGFILTILSIIFLNLDKRKQRLLQNEIKERERTVSQYLEAIPDGVMVINSERKIELINESGREILGVDGERPATLEEQVTRIKLLDPTRYHVRFSADTLPVARALQGEKLTGNKIDLVKNDKIYHLETSVQPVIGLDGRIKSAITVFRDITERANYEATLEKARSLAEKSVRVKDIFLSNVSHEIRTPLNAIIGFTNLLMGEVTDQKSQEYVGYIQYAGKNLLELINDILDFSKIEAGQVHLEKAPVSIRELADEISAIMHHRAVEKGIVYEALLADGLPEFIETDKLRLTQILLNVCGNAVKFTEKGSVKLRVAPIGEPLNDVQNIRFEVKDTGVGIPKDKLKEVFNRFVQATESTTRVFGGTGLGLSIVKSLVQLFEGTLNLESELGQGTVFTMDFPFRIVNDAGLHDDIEKEIDITASVTSLRILAAEDNTLNQKLLKAIFERLNIPLTIVNNGQEALDRLREETFDLVLMDIQMPVMDGYTAIKEIRRTVSSTIPIITMTAHAMVGEKEECLSIGANSYISKPFKESELLYTIAHLGNKENYEAQPKEFTQQPSPAKMTDTILNLDYLTEITGGDQELRDELIALFEKDSKIQLMNIADASLANDLEKLRQAIHKFRSSLFSVGLLNTANQYKELEATLKQGNWNSGLNQKLVELKAESETGLSQLKNL